In one Cercospora beticola chromosome 1, complete sequence genomic region, the following are encoded:
- a CDS encoding uncharacterized protein (BUSCO:EOG09264RJL), with translation MSDSSDFQRGHSRHDTALIHGLSQSEVQKLSEACIEAKGRAYCPYSHFRVGAALLLKSGEVVLGANVENASYPVGTCAERTAIGTAVVQHGAKQGDIRAIAVATDISPPASPCGMCRQFIREFCETSVPILMYDKDGKSTVMTLEQLLPMSFGPEKLLPPDQLANGLSQ, from the exons ATGTCCGATTCGTCTGATTTCCAACGAGGACATTCTCGCCATGATACCGCACTGATTCACGGACTGTCGCAGTCGGAAGTCCAGAAGTTGTCCGAGGCGTGCATTGAGGCAAAAGGAAGGGCATATT GCCCATATTCGCACTTCAGAGTAGGAGCTGCGTTGCTGCTGAAGAGCGGTGAAGTCGTCCTGGGAGCAAATGTCGAAAATGCGTCATATCCCGTTGGCACCTGTGCCGAACGAACGGCAATTGGTACTGCAGTCGTCCAACAT GGCGCGAAGCAAGGTGATATCCGAGCAATAGCTGTTGCAACAGACATCAGCCCACCGGCAAGCCCATGCGGCATGTGCCGCCAGTTCATCCGGGAGTTTTGCGAG ACCAGTGTGCCGATTCTCATGTATGACAAGGATGGAAAGTCGACGGTCATGACGCTCGAGCAGCTCCTGCCCATGTCGTTTGGTCCGGAGAAGCTCTTGCCACCGGACCAGCTGGCAAACGGACTTTCACAGTAG
- a CDS encoding uncharacterized protein (BUSCO:EOG09264XM2), with protein sequence MRTQLRTRLQKAAGTVALRGQHVARQPFVCKTCRAAVNGTQHRSFAASRLRSSDNTTERPIPQTPQTHYDFFPQTFPSGPPPKASFTPDLRQLRKEFLQLQAKAHPDLAPAERKSHAEALSARINEAYKTLQDPLRRAQYLLAQQGIDVEDESAKMDAAGGGDAELLMEVMEAREAVEEVENEEDLASIREENNARIADSVQVLEDAFANADFDVAAKEAVKLRYWMNIEESIHGWEKGVGGGVNHH encoded by the coding sequence ATGCGCACACAATTGAGAACACGGCTACAAAAGGCCGCTGGCACGGTCGCACTTAGAGGGCAACACGTTGCCCGACAGCCATTCGTATGCAAAACATGCAGAGCCGCCGTCAATGGCACGCAACATCGCTCCTTCGCCGCGTCTCGCCTCCGCTCCAGCGATAACACGACCGAACGACCCATCCCTCAAACACCGCAGACACATTACGACTTCTTCCCGCAGACCTTCCCATCGGGACCTCCTCCCAAAGCCTCCTTCACTCCTGACTTGCGCCAGCTGCGGAAAGAGTTCCTCCAGCTGCAAGCCAAAGCTCATCCAGACCTCGCTCCAGCTGAGCGCAAGTCACATGCCGAAGCGCTGTCCGCAAGGATCAATGAAGCATACAAGACTCTACAGGACCCTTTGCGTCGCGCGCAGTACCTGCTTGCACAACAAGGCATCGATGTGGAAGACGAGAGCGCAAAAATGGATGCTGCAGGCGGCGGAGACGCAGAGCTATTGATGGAAGTCATGGAAGCGAGGGAAGCTGTCGAAGAGGTTGAGAATGAGGAGGATTTAGCGAGTATTCGAGAAGAGAACAACGCGCGCATTGCAGATAGCGTGCAGGTTTTGGAGGATGCGTTTGCAAACGCTGACTTTGACGTTGCGGCGAAAGAGGCTGTGAAGTTGAGGTATTGGATGAATATTGAGGAGAGCATACATGGTTGGGAGAAGGGTGTAGGAGGCGGAGTCAATCACCATTGA